A stretch of the Fusarium musae strain F31 chromosome 2, whole genome shotgun sequence genome encodes the following:
- a CDS encoding hypothetical protein (EggNog:ENOG41): protein MQDSGESEETYETRNLADFIGQDLPKVGEISRSERLYFIGTEFSNLNHLVRHRALRRDQKDVLHFGTRRLARKVPSVPEEALKLPPKALADELVTAYFIHVNPGFPIVDEDEFMTSYKGSDVPKLVSLPLLNAIFLVGAHVLSSTRDDCRASTYTFFRRAKTLFDYRFEQHRETYLQVALLLTWQCDNLEDIVDNSWHWIGIGARTAFGMGMHRDARASTLNAIDKRQWVRLWWCLFQFDVMVSASFGRPQAINLEESDTPMLDESHFQGIPHGNPTFAIEHTKLCIIFSKAMRRRVALRATEADRVVATKEADEELAEFITQLPQSLQIPHSHPDTWQATLHLSYHNFLILLHRPPPHQDPNRVSPHSATDHSICSDAVVAIDSIFASLRSRKSLCNLWLPSVHVLFTSLLHVASELNSPNPLIAAKSSRMFDSLIHTLQDISQYWIYAKSLLRLFEERAMWKKRPTESSEDRSTQQSQESPITRTGVSDSLRPDPLGVSSIMGDAPSTLQTTSAPLPGPAYGFNFDIGVNQGLSYGEGFSNGLDIAGNGSEAMDLLPVPSVLEFLLAGVDNQYDF from the exons ATGCAAGACTCTGGCGAGAGCGAGGAAACTTACGAGACTCGCAATCTAGCTGACTTTATCGGCCAAGACTTACCAAAAGTCGGCGAGATCTCACGTTCTGAACGCCTCTACTTTATCGGCACCGAGTTCTCGAACCTCAATCATCTCGTGCGTCACAGAGCTCTACGAAGGGATCAAAAGGACGTGTTGCACTTTGGGACGCGTAGACTTGCGAGAAAGGTTCCTTCAGTTCCCGAAGAAGCTCTAAAGTTACCCCCTAAAGCCTtggctgatgagcttgtcaCAGCGTATTTCATCCACGTCAATCCAGGGTTTCCAAttgtcgatgaggatgaattCATGACAAGCTATAAGGGCTCTGATGTTCCGAAACTAGTCTCCTTGCCATTGCTGAACGCCATATTTCTCGTTGGCGCCCACGTACTCTCCTCGACCCGGGACGACTGTAGGGCCAGCACTTATACCTTCTTCCGTAGAGCCAAAACGCTCTTCGACTACCGCTTCGAGCAGCACCGTGAGACGTACCTCCAAGTTGCTCTCCTGTTGACATGGCAGTGCGACAACCTCGAAGACATCGTTGATAACTCATGGCACTGGATCGGAATCGGGGCCCGCACTGCCTTTGGAATGGGCATGCATCGGGACGCCCGTGCCAGTACCCTGAACGCCATAGACAAACGTCAATGGGTCCGGCTCTGGTGGTGCCTATTTCAATTTGACGTCATGGTTTCGGCTTCGTTTGGTCGACCGCAAGCAAT AAACCTAGAAGAGTCGGACACCCCAATGCTCGACGAAAGTCATTTTCAAGGCATTCCTCATGGCAACCCAACTTTCGCCATCGAGCATACAAAGCTGtgcatcatcttctccaaggccatGAGACGGCGTGTAGCCTTACGAGCCACAGAAGCCGACAGAGTAGTGGCAACCAAGGAAGCTGATGAAGAACTTGCTGAGTTCATAACCCAACTGCCACAAAGCCTCCAAATCCCGCACTCCCACCCGGACACTTGGCAAGCAACTCTTCACCTATCGTATCACAACTTTCTTATCCTTCTCCACCGACCTCCGCCTCATCAAGATCCGAACCGGGTTTCACCTCACTCCGCCACGGATCACAGCATCTGTAGCGATGCCGTTGTAGCGATAGACTCTATCTTTGCATCTCTCCGCTCAAGGAAATCGTTATGCAATCTATGGTTGCCTTCCGTCCATGTTCTTTTCACTAGCCTGCTGCATGTTGCCAGTGAGCTCAACTCTCCCAATCCTCTCATTGCTGCAAAGTCATCCCGCATGTTTGACTCTCTTATCCACACACTCCAAGATATATCCCAGTATTGGATATATGCCAAGAGTCTACTTCGGCTGTTTGAGGAACGGGCTATGTGGAAAAAGAGACCGACAGAATCATCTGAAGATCGTTCCACTCAACAAAGTCAAGAGTCTCCGATTACTCGTACGGGCGTTTCTGATTCGCTGCGCCCTGATCCTCTAGGTGTCTCCAGTATCATGGGCGATGCTCCATCAACTCTTCAAACAACTTCTGCCCCACTACCTGGACCAGCATATGGCTTTAATTTCGACATCGGTGTGAACCAGGGTCTTTCATACGGCGAGGGCTTCTCAAACGGCCTTGACATAGCCGGGAATGGGAGCGAGGCCATGGATCTCCTTCCTGTGCCTTCGGTATTGGAGTTTCTActggctggtgttgataaTCAGTATGACTTCTGA